In the Bremerella alba genome, one interval contains:
- the greA gene encoding transcription elongation factor GreA has protein sequence MADRMPMSRKGYEKLRGELHHLEEVEMPAITEKVANARAEGDLKENAEYHGSRETQGMIQAKINLLKSKLGKAYIVDPSSIDTSKVGFFATVTVRDVDMDEEEVYSLVGSGEEDFMNNKILVDSPMAQQLIGKKVGDVVAIPAPKGTYELEVLKIEYNFEKE, from the coding sequence ATGGCCGATCGAATGCCCATGTCCCGGAAGGGTTACGAAAAGCTACGAGGCGAATTGCACCATTTGGAAGAGGTAGAAATGCCTGCCATCACCGAAAAGGTTGCCAACGCCCGGGCTGAAGGGGACCTTAAGGAAAACGCCGAGTACCACGGCTCGCGCGAGACTCAGGGGATGATTCAAGCCAAGATCAACCTGTTGAAGTCGAAGCTAGGCAAAGCCTACATCGTCGATCCATCCTCGATCGACACTTCGAAGGTGGGTTTCTTTGCCACGGTCACTGTTCGCGACGTCGACATGGACGAGGAAGAAGTTTACTCGCTAGTCGGTTCCGGCGAAGAGGATTTTATGAACAATAAAATCCTCGTCGATAGCCCCATGGCACAGCAACTGATCGGCAAGAAGGTTGGTGACGTGGTCGCAATCCCCGCGCCCAAGGGGACGTACGAACTTGAAGTGCTGAAAATCGAATATAACTTCGAGAAAGAATAA
- a CDS encoding efflux RND transporter permease subunit gives MKLSAAAIDQPRFVIVCTMILMVAVVMVGLNIPVQRTPAISKAVVLVAVPYPGAQPVEVEEQITSKIEDALQKLKNVDFIASTSMRGSSVTQIIFLDGVDPDQARGEVKDLVDEIRRELPVAREVQPSVTDIDFENTPLMLVNMTAPPGFDEAALKNLAEEVQEELETIPGISNTQLFGGRERELHVNVNVDLSAEYGLTLGDFRRALADFHAEMPAGELDTGTFDFRVRNETQFRGVDDIRNAIIRQVGGKVIKIGDVATVEDSYRRLKNVALLNGESCATIIVNKEADINTLAAAISVKEKVEELRPQYPNIKFRITRDTSAEISIMFRVLGSSFIFGAMLVLVILAWTMGLRISFLVLTAIPLSSAVGLIALYALGIPISNMVIFAFILVLGMVVDGAIIVAENIHRHIERGEDPVDAAKIGIEEVGTPVIMADLTTVAAFMPMLLVPGIMGDFMRVMPEVVSVSLLGSVLVDHFFIPVVAARWYGRRKASEVVADKTVHEAIARDEDEAEIRIRPNLGLFTKGYIYILRWALENRWAVSICTILALVWAGFMMAQVEKEFFPPSDRGQFEVKYELPLGSSIHQTIAAAEAIQQPLRELGARPNSELVNFVSALGSSEGLASRLENDPAVGPEFGTVMVELLSPLDRERHERLILAELREQFDQTVKQFPGMTYTIQEVEEGPPGGAKVAVRFTGDSLEQLGFVADATTDGMRQIKGAVDVKSDYRNLNPEIVVEPFPEVVGMYGMSEMQVAQAIQTAINGDTTIELNLGDEDVTLRLQAMSDYRASKEQLERIMLTSPTGKKATIGQLAKLDRATSLFAVNRYDRKRAVTAKCDVIDNPDTDKIFTQLREDILPSLGFRPANESAVSFMDMAFIGTVGTPSEGLRAEFTGESEETAKNMNYLTASMMIAVILIFAILVYQFGSFRQACIVMLTVPLSFVGVVAGMFISDFPFSLATFIGLVSLTGIVVNDAIVVVDFINQGRKRGLKVRDAITEAGINRLRPVMLTTATTIGGLLPLFLNLSGGAEFWQPLTGAVIFGLAFATILTLLVIPVAYSLAYFNADKKAASAM, from the coding sequence ATGAAACTAAGCGCTGCCGCGATCGATCAACCCCGATTTGTGATTGTCTGCACGATGATCCTGATGGTGGCTGTTGTGATGGTGGGCCTCAACATTCCGGTCCAGCGTACGCCTGCGATTTCTAAAGCCGTAGTCTTGGTGGCTGTCCCTTACCCTGGTGCTCAGCCGGTGGAAGTGGAAGAACAAATCACCAGCAAGATCGAAGATGCCCTGCAAAAGCTGAAGAACGTCGACTTCATCGCCTCGACCAGCATGCGTGGTTCGAGCGTCACCCAAATCATTTTTCTGGATGGTGTCGACCCCGATCAGGCTCGCGGTGAAGTCAAAGACCTAGTCGACGAGATCCGTCGTGAATTGCCGGTGGCTCGCGAAGTTCAGCCGTCAGTAACTGACATCGATTTTGAGAACACGCCGTTGATGCTGGTCAACATGACCGCACCGCCAGGCTTTGACGAAGCAGCTCTGAAGAACCTGGCCGAAGAAGTTCAAGAAGAACTCGAAACGATCCCCGGGATCTCAAACACGCAGCTATTCGGCGGTCGCGAGCGTGAATTGCACGTGAACGTGAACGTTGATCTTTCGGCCGAATATGGTCTGACCCTGGGAGACTTTCGCCGCGCCCTAGCCGACTTTCATGCCGAGATGCCCGCAGGCGAACTGGATACCGGCACGTTTGACTTTCGTGTCCGTAACGAAACACAGTTCCGTGGCGTAGACGATATTCGCAATGCCATCATCCGACAGGTCGGCGGTAAGGTGATCAAGATTGGCGATGTGGCTACGGTCGAAGACAGTTACCGACGCCTAAAAAATGTTGCCCTGCTCAACGGTGAATCGTGCGCGACGATCATCGTCAACAAAGAGGCCGACATCAATACCTTGGCGGCAGCCATTTCCGTGAAGGAGAAGGTCGAGGAGCTTCGCCCGCAATATCCCAACATCAAGTTCCGCATTACCCGGGACACGTCCGCTGAAATCTCGATCATGTTTCGCGTGCTTGGCTCGAGCTTCATCTTTGGTGCGATGCTCGTGCTGGTGATCTTGGCCTGGACGATGGGCCTGCGTATTTCCTTTCTCGTGCTGACCGCTATCCCACTCAGTTCGGCAGTCGGATTGATTGCCCTGTATGCGCTGGGGATCCCCATTTCCAACATGGTGATCTTCGCGTTCATCTTAGTGCTGGGCATGGTAGTGGACGGGGCAATTATTGTGGCCGAGAACATCCACCGCCATATTGAACGGGGTGAAGATCCGGTCGACGCAGCCAAGATCGGTATTGAGGAAGTTGGCACGCCGGTGATTATGGCCGACCTGACTACCGTGGCGGCGTTTATGCCGATGCTGCTTGTCCCCGGCATCATGGGCGATTTCATGCGAGTCATGCCAGAAGTGGTCAGCGTATCCCTTCTCGGCAGTGTGCTGGTCGACCACTTCTTCATTCCCGTGGTAGCTGCTCGTTGGTATGGCCGCCGCAAGGCCAGCGAAGTGGTGGCCGACAAGACCGTCCACGAAGCGATCGCCAGAGACGAAGACGAAGCGGAAATTCGAATTCGCCCGAACCTGGGACTGTTCACCAAGGGTTACATCTACATCCTTCGCTGGGCACTGGAAAATCGCTGGGCGGTTAGCATCTGCACGATTCTGGCGTTGGTCTGGGCCGGATTCATGATGGCGCAAGTGGAGAAAGAATTCTTTCCACCCAGCGATCGCGGCCAGTTCGAGGTAAAGTACGAACTTCCCCTCGGCAGCAGCATTCACCAGACGATTGCCGCAGCAGAAGCCATTCAACAACCGCTCCGCGAACTCGGGGCACGCCCCAATAGCGAACTCGTAAACTTTGTCTCTGCCCTGGGATCCTCGGAAGGGCTCGCCAGCCGACTTGAGAACGACCCGGCCGTTGGCCCTGAGTTTGGCACGGTGATGGTCGAACTTCTTTCCCCTTTGGATCGCGAGCGGCACGAGCGTTTGATCTTAGCCGAACTTCGCGAGCAGTTCGATCAAACCGTCAAACAGTTTCCCGGCATGACCTATACCATTCAGGAAGTAGAAGAAGGCCCGCCGGGCGGTGCCAAAGTCGCCGTGCGTTTCACCGGAGACAGCCTCGAGCAACTGGGCTTTGTGGCCGATGCAACCACCGATGGTATGCGGCAAATAAAGGGTGCCGTCGACGTGAAGTCCGACTATCGAAATTTGAATCCGGAAATCGTCGTTGAACCTTTCCCGGAAGTTGTCGGTATGTACGGCATGTCTGAGATGCAAGTGGCCCAGGCAATTCAGACAGCGATCAATGGCGACACCACGATCGAGCTGAACCTCGGGGACGAAGACGTCACGCTCCGTCTACAAGCGATGAGTGACTATCGAGCTTCCAAAGAGCAACTCGAACGAATCATGCTCACCAGCCCTACCGGCAAGAAGGCTACGATCGGACAGCTGGCCAAGCTCGATCGTGCGACGAGCCTCTTCGCCGTGAATCGCTACGACCGAAAACGGGCCGTCACGGCTAAATGCGACGTGATCGACAACCCCGATACCGACAAAATATTTACCCAGTTGCGGGAAGACATTCTCCCGTCATTGGGTTTTCGCCCGGCGAACGAGTCGGCCGTTAGCTTTATGGACATGGCATTCATCGGAACGGTCGGAACGCCATCGGAAGGGCTGCGAGCTGAATTCACCGGTGAGAGTGAAGAGACCGCCAAGAACATGAATTACTTGACCGCATCGATGATGATCGCCGTGATTCTCATTTTTGCGATCCTCGTGTATCAGTTCGGCAGCTTCCGTCAGGCTTGTATCGTGATGCTGACGGTTCCGCTCAGTTTTGTGGGCGTGGTCGCGGGAATGTTCATCAGTGATTTCCCTTTCAGCCTAGCAACCTTCATTGGGCTGGTCAGTCTGACTGGTATCGTGGTGAACGATGCGATTGTAGTGGTAGACTTCATCAACCAAGGCCGCAAACGAGGACTGAAGGTTCGCGACGCAATCACCGAAGCGGGGATCAACCGACTTCGCCCCGTGATGTTGACCACCGCTACCACGATTGGCGGTTTGCTGCCGCTGTTTTTGAATCTCAGTGGCGGGGCCGAGTTCTGGCAACCGCTAACGGGCGCGGTGATCTTTGGCCTGGCCTTCGCGACGATCCTGACCTTGCTGGTCATTCCCGTCGCGTATAGCCTGGCCTATTTCAATGCCGATAAGAAAGCCGCTTCAGCGATGTAA
- the aat gene encoding leucyl/phenylalanyl-tRNA--protein transferase produces MVSRFFPPAEHADEHDLVMVGGHLSSEWLLDAYRHGIFPWPMWGNWMPMTWFSLDPRAIMPLDGLYVSKRLKRTIRSGKFQVTCDTAFREVMKGCSRPRHKKDGTWITPAMLKAYCKLHQEGHAHSVEVWHEGQLAGGIYGISIGGLFAGESMFHNVRDASKVALAALVSHLNQRGYHLFDIQQWTEHTGSMGAIEIARSDYLTLIENVVDLPVSFGQDLCEIEYFGSSLAD; encoded by the coding sequence TTGGTTTCCCGTTTTTTTCCGCCTGCCGAACATGCCGATGAACACGACCTGGTGATGGTGGGTGGGCATCTTTCCTCTGAATGGCTCTTAGACGCCTATCGTCACGGCATATTTCCCTGGCCGATGTGGGGAAATTGGATGCCAATGACGTGGTTCTCGCTCGATCCCCGGGCTATCATGCCGCTAGATGGCCTCTACGTGAGTAAGCGACTCAAGCGAACCATCCGCAGCGGCAAGTTTCAGGTAACGTGCGATACGGCATTTCGCGAGGTCATGAAAGGATGCTCGCGACCTCGACATAAGAAAGACGGCACCTGGATCACGCCGGCCATGCTGAAAGCCTACTGCAAGCTACACCAGGAAGGACACGCGCACAGCGTCGAGGTATGGCACGAAGGACAACTGGCCGGCGGCATCTACGGCATTTCGATTGGCGGACTATTTGCCGGAGAGTCGATGTTTCATAACGTCCGAGACGCTTCTAAGGTAGCCTTGGCGGCGCTCGTTTCTCACTTAAATCAACGTGGCTACCACTTATTTGACATTCAGCAGTGGACCGAGCACACCGGCAGCATGGGTGCCATAGAAATCGCACGGAGCGATTATCTGACGCTGATCGAAAACGTTGTCGATCTTCCGGTTTCGTTCGGACAAGACCTTTGTGAAATCGAGTATTTCGGATCGTCCTTAGCGGATTAA
- a CDS encoding sigma-70 family RNA polymerase sigma factor, with protein sequence MEFADQELAVLLEKGKSQGWLTYDEVNNYLPDEASGSEKLDSLLTELENRGIELVTDPPEDDFDDAPVAKSPSAREFAEALDEDGGSETFASEEITKSSDDPIRMYLSQMATIPLLSRVEEIALAKKIEITRKQFRRLVLGCDFALRHTVEILEKVHRGELPFDRTIKVSLTENLTKEQIQGRMPHNLKTLRVMLEENRRDFQRLLRKSTPSEERLAARKRFIRRRQKCLQLVEELSLRTRRVIPVMSQLEDFADRMEEIRARLDLIRNMPAAKDERANLRKELRDLMLLTLESPRSLRTRCDKFRKQFDQYEGVKRQLSSGNLRLVVSIAKKYRNRGLSFLDLIQEGNTGLMRAVDKYEYRRGFKFSTYATWWIRQAITRAIADQARTIRIPVHMIDVLSKLRNVQKRLLQELRREPTMEEISRFSEIPVEEVRRVMDIGRHPVSLDRPIGESEDSSFGEFIEDGHEETPIRKASNEILRDKIGGLLKTLTYREREIIKLRYGLQDGYTYTLEEVGRIFKVTRERVRQIEAKAVRKLQHPVRSQQLAGFLHTADAA encoded by the coding sequence ATGGAATTTGCTGATCAAGAATTGGCCGTACTACTGGAAAAAGGCAAGTCGCAAGGTTGGTTGACTTACGATGAAGTCAATAACTATCTCCCAGATGAAGCCAGCGGAAGCGAGAAACTCGACTCGCTTCTGACAGAGCTTGAAAACCGCGGCATCGAATTGGTAACGGATCCACCGGAAGATGATTTCGACGATGCCCCAGTCGCCAAGTCCCCTTCCGCTCGCGAATTCGCCGAGGCTTTGGACGAAGATGGCGGTAGCGAGACGTTCGCTTCCGAGGAAATCACCAAGAGCAGCGACGATCCGATTCGGATGTATTTGTCGCAAATGGCTACGATTCCGCTGCTTTCCCGCGTCGAAGAAATCGCCCTGGCCAAGAAGATTGAAATCACCCGCAAGCAGTTTCGTCGGCTCGTGCTGGGCTGTGATTTTGCTCTGCGTCATACGGTCGAGATCTTGGAAAAGGTTCACCGCGGCGAGTTGCCGTTCGATCGGACCATCAAGGTTTCGCTGACAGAAAACCTGACTAAGGAGCAAATCCAGGGACGCATGCCGCACAACCTGAAGACGCTCCGGGTAATGCTCGAAGAAAATCGTCGTGACTTCCAAAGGTTGCTTCGCAAGAGCACACCCAGCGAGGAACGTCTGGCCGCACGCAAACGATTCATTCGTCGCCGTCAAAAATGTTTGCAACTGGTAGAAGAGCTTTCGCTCCGGACACGCCGCGTTATTCCGGTGATGAGCCAGCTGGAAGACTTTGCCGATCGCATGGAAGAAATTCGAGCCCGTCTGGATCTGATTCGCAATATGCCGGCGGCCAAGGACGAACGAGCCAACCTGCGTAAAGAACTTCGCGACTTGATGCTGCTGACGCTCGAAAGTCCACGCAGCCTGCGAACACGTTGCGATAAGTTCCGCAAGCAGTTCGATCAGTACGAAGGAGTCAAGCGACAACTGTCCAGCGGCAATCTTCGTTTGGTGGTTTCGATTGCCAAGAAGTATCGCAACCGCGGCCTGAGCTTTCTCGACTTGATTCAAGAAGGCAATACCGGGCTGATGCGTGCCGTTGACAAGTACGAATATCGCCGTGGTTTCAAGTTCTCGACGTACGCTACTTGGTGGATTCGTCAGGCCATCACACGAGCGATTGCCGATCAGGCTCGCACGATTCGTATTCCCGTGCACATGATCGATGTGTTATCGAAACTTCGTAACGTGCAGAAGCGTCTGCTGCAGGAACTTCGCCGCGAACCAACCATGGAAGAAATTTCGCGCTTCAGCGAAATCCCAGTCGAGGAAGTTCGCCGCGTGATGGACATCGGCCGTCATCCTGTCAGCTTGGATCGTCCGATCGGCGAAAGCGAAGACAGCTCGTTTGGAGAATTCATCGAAGACGGTCACGAAGAAACGCCCATTCGTAAGGCCTCTAACGAAATCTTGCGAGACAAAATTGGCGGTCTCCTGAAAACATTGACCTATCGCGAACGCGAAATCATCAAACTGCGTTACGGCTTGCAGGACGGGTATACCTACACCCTGGAAGAAGTGGGGCGGATTTTCAAAGTGACCCGCGAACGTGTCCGCCAGATTGAAGCCAAGGCGGTTCGCAAGCTACAACACCCAGTTCGTAGCCAGCAGTTGGCCGGATTCCTGCACACGGCTGACGCAGCTTAA
- a CDS encoding efflux RND transporter periplasmic adaptor subunit, producing the protein MKRRVGKLIGLFVVTLFALAVMYVSGGRNDFGAQQKEANPSDSVVETLAPVTVMPLEKRHIEILDSYAGTIEPLESFSLAFQLAGQVESLGTNEEGRPFDIGDPVKKGHVLATLDTRILIARREEANANLENAQTEFQRLVSLRERSPGAVTQTAYQQATQMQAVAKAMKDIAEKNLENAQLIAPADGVISARMINPGETINLHQPVFELVQVDKVLLTVGVPESRIVAMQQQFNATRRAAKANIQSGTPDATSNFKVHVRRFDTSSNLEKDNVLAGTVYRIAETVNDRNGLFEVEVLLNNTSRLLKPGIVGKADFVIREIEGFQVPVESVVFNDRVASLFFAQPAIDHPTSTVDFVGMDVAEVPNFVAHRIEIPSYIEQGRNFILSELPGQHNLLIVQGQHRLVEGRPLEIMSGTAKSGPSGTSPSSEIPPMAEVSRLSVQPTGK; encoded by the coding sequence ATGAAACGGCGGGTCGGCAAACTTATCGGACTGTTCGTCGTGACCCTCTTTGCACTTGCGGTCATGTACGTGAGTGGAGGGCGGAACGATTTCGGGGCCCAGCAAAAAGAAGCTAATCCCAGCGACTCCGTCGTAGAAACACTCGCTCCTGTCACGGTGATGCCCCTCGAAAAGCGGCACATTGAGATCCTCGACAGCTATGCCGGAACCATCGAACCGCTGGAAAGCTTCTCGCTGGCCTTTCAACTAGCCGGCCAGGTCGAGTCGCTCGGGACAAACGAGGAAGGACGTCCGTTCGACATTGGCGATCCAGTTAAAAAAGGGCACGTCTTAGCGACACTCGATACCCGAATCTTGATCGCACGCCGCGAAGAAGCAAACGCCAACCTGGAGAACGCGCAAACCGAATTCCAGCGTTTGGTGAGCCTGCGTGAAAGAAGCCCGGGCGCGGTCACCCAAACGGCCTATCAACAAGCAACGCAGATGCAGGCCGTTGCCAAAGCCATGAAAGACATCGCCGAGAAGAATCTGGAAAATGCTCAACTGATTGCCCCGGCCGACGGCGTGATCTCGGCCCGCATGATCAACCCTGGCGAGACGATCAACCTCCATCAACCGGTCTTTGAACTGGTTCAAGTTGATAAGGTTCTGCTGACGGTGGGCGTCCCAGAATCTCGAATCGTCGCCATGCAACAACAGTTTAACGCGACGCGACGCGCTGCGAAGGCCAACATTCAATCAGGCACGCCTGACGCAACATCGAATTTCAAGGTCCATGTTCGCAGATTTGACACTTCGTCCAATTTAGAGAAAGACAACGTTCTGGCCGGGACCGTCTATCGAATTGCCGAAACGGTTAATGACCGCAACGGCCTGTTTGAAGTCGAAGTACTACTCAACAACACGAGTCGTCTTCTCAAGCCGGGCATCGTGGGCAAAGCGGACTTTGTCATTCGTGAAATAGAGGGTTTTCAAGTCCCGGTTGAAAGCGTTGTTTTCAACGACCGCGTGGCGAGTCTATTCTTCGCCCAACCCGCGATCGACCACCCCACGTCAACCGTTGACTTCGTGGGAATGGATGTGGCTGAGGTCCCGAATTTCGTGGCTCATCGTATCGAAATCCCAAGCTATATCGAGCAAGGCAGGAATTTCATCCTGTCTGAACTTCCAGGCCAACACAACCTGTTGATCGTCCAAGGTCAGCATCGGTTGGTAGAAGGTCGCCCTCTAGAAATCATGAGCGGAACGGCGAAATCAGGCCCATCGGGCACTTCACCGAGTTCCGAAATTCCTCCGATGGCCGAAGTCTCGCGTCTTAGTGTTCAGCCGACTGGGAAATAG
- the dnaG gene encoding DNA primase has protein sequence MTFSPDNDVKEQVRVASDIVDVLGGYLNLRRQGRGYVALCPWHDDSRPSFQVNPQRQSWRCWVCGIGGDVFSFVMRRESIEFREALELLADRANINLPSQGPVAPTGSPDDKKYQYNALAWAERVFHELLLSDPVADEARRYLHDRGITKEVIHHFHVGFSPNDWQWLCNKSNQSEYTHPVLEKVGLIGQSQSGRMYDRFKGRVIFPIRDVQSRPIAFGGRILPAYADEKSAKYVNSPETRLFSKSDNVYALDLARDHITNSKKVIVVEGYTDVIALHEAGVKNAVAVLGTALGPRHIQLLRRYADTVYLVLDGDEAGQKRTSEVLEMFIAQQVDLRICTLPEKMDPCDFVQQQGAEAFRAHLAKSLDALEHKIRIATVGIDLANDLHGANDALEEVLNTLAKAPNLAAETSSEVRLREHQFLARIARQFHVAESELRTRLSSLRKVANSKQRPPSHDEAPVITQETYRLGDLANWDKTLLKMMLALPETIEWCLDEIGPDELHSEGGRAIYKIFKIRSEAHQDCGFPGILDSVESESIRFLLIELDELASEQKFGDPSEELKMIIDAYRSDHEDRVSGRQQSSMLQREIPEEDELDVLKEIVEQKRNRQGISFPTDG, from the coding sequence TTGACGTTTTCTCCAGACAATGACGTGAAAGAACAGGTACGAGTCGCTTCGGACATCGTCGATGTCCTTGGTGGTTACCTGAACCTGAGACGGCAAGGACGTGGCTACGTCGCTTTGTGCCCTTGGCATGACGACAGCCGCCCTAGCTTTCAGGTCAATCCGCAGCGCCAATCATGGCGATGCTGGGTATGCGGCATTGGTGGCGACGTCTTCAGCTTCGTTATGCGTCGTGAGTCGATCGAGTTTCGAGAAGCCTTGGAGCTTCTAGCGGATCGAGCGAATATCAACTTGCCTTCGCAGGGGCCGGTTGCCCCCACTGGCAGTCCAGACGACAAAAAGTATCAGTACAACGCGTTGGCCTGGGCGGAACGAGTCTTCCATGAACTGCTGTTAAGCGACCCGGTCGCTGACGAGGCCCGCCGTTATCTGCATGACCGTGGCATCACGAAGGAAGTCATTCATCACTTCCATGTCGGCTTTTCCCCAAACGATTGGCAGTGGCTGTGCAACAAGTCGAATCAAAGTGAATACACCCACCCGGTGCTGGAAAAGGTGGGCCTGATTGGCCAGTCTCAAAGTGGTCGTATGTACGATCGCTTTAAAGGCCGCGTGATTTTTCCCATCCGAGACGTCCAAAGCCGCCCGATCGCGTTCGGTGGCCGAATTTTGCCGGCTTATGCGGATGAAAAATCAGCCAAATACGTCAACTCGCCTGAGACCAGGCTCTTTTCCAAGAGCGACAACGTCTACGCGTTGGATCTGGCCCGCGACCACATCACCAATAGCAAGAAGGTGATTGTCGTCGAAGGCTACACCGATGTTATCGCCTTGCACGAAGCTGGCGTGAAAAACGCCGTGGCCGTGTTGGGGACTGCCCTTGGCCCACGACACATTCAACTACTGCGTCGTTACGCCGATACCGTTTATTTGGTGCTCGACGGCGACGAAGCTGGGCAGAAGCGAACTAGCGAAGTTCTAGAAATGTTTATTGCTCAACAGGTCGACTTGCGAATTTGTACGTTGCCAGAAAAGATGGACCCGTGCGATTTCGTGCAGCAGCAAGGTGCCGAGGCGTTCCGAGCTCACCTGGCCAAATCGTTAGATGCTTTGGAACATAAAATTCGCATCGCGACGGTCGGAATCGATCTGGCCAACGACCTGCACGGAGCCAACGATGCCTTGGAAGAGGTGCTCAATACGCTTGCCAAGGCACCTAACCTGGCGGCGGAAACGTCGTCTGAAGTGCGACTACGCGAGCATCAGTTTCTGGCCCGTATCGCTCGCCAGTTTCATGTAGCCGAGTCAGAACTACGCACACGGTTGTCTTCCCTACGCAAGGTAGCCAATAGCAAGCAGCGGCCTCCGTCGCACGACGAGGCGCCGGTGATTACCCAAGAAACATATCGTCTTGGTGATCTCGCGAATTGGGATAAAACGTTACTTAAAATGATGTTGGCATTGCCAGAGACCATTGAGTGGTGCCTCGACGAAATTGGCCCGGATGAACTGCACAGTGAAGGCGGCCGAGCCATCTATAAAATATTCAAGATCCGGAGTGAGGCTCATCAGGACTGTGGCTTCCCTGGAATTCTAGATTCAGTTGAGAGTGAATCGATTCGTTTCCTATTGATTGAACTCGATGAATTGGCGTCCGAACAAAAGTTTGGCGATCCAAGCGAAGAACTAAAAATGATCATTGATGCCTACCGAAGCGATCATGAAGATCGCGTCAGCGGTAGACAGCAATCATCAATGCTTCAAAGAGAAATACCTGAAGAGGACGAGCTCGACGTCCTCAAAGAAATTGTCGAGCAGAAAAGAAATCGCCAGGGTATTTCCTTTCCCACGGATGGGTAG
- a CDS encoding zinc ribbon domain-containing protein, whose protein sequence is MSERPYSEVLQELHRIHRQLSDLRSRLARCPIRVSAAGSRVVSAEQAVVDVKESIQSTKMTADRKQLQLRDSESKIETIEGKLNAANTNEEFQIFKEQIAAAQMANSVMSDEILEALEKIDQLEVNLADAIKRVELTKADQAKIEAEVERERTSLESEIARVLVLLEGVEKDIPPEVRADYTRVVKVRGEEALASIVNNYCTQCNVQLRIQTVSDLKMGKPVFCSSCGAFLYFPQ, encoded by the coding sequence ATGTCCGAGCGACCCTACAGCGAAGTTCTGCAGGAACTTCACCGAATCCATCGCCAGTTGAGCGATCTGAGGAGTCGTCTGGCGCGATGTCCAATTCGCGTTAGTGCTGCTGGTAGCCGTGTGGTGAGTGCCGAACAGGCCGTTGTTGATGTTAAAGAGTCGATTCAAAGCACGAAAATGACGGCAGACCGCAAGCAGCTGCAATTGCGGGACAGCGAAAGCAAAATCGAGACGATCGAGGGAAAGCTCAACGCGGCCAATACGAACGAAGAGTTCCAGATATTCAAAGAGCAAATTGCTGCCGCCCAGATGGCCAATAGTGTCATGTCGGACGAAATTCTGGAAGCATTGGAAAAGATCGATCAATTAGAAGTCAATCTGGCTGACGCGATTAAGAGAGTCGAATTGACCAAAGCGGATCAGGCAAAGATTGAAGCGGAAGTCGAAAGAGAACGCACTAGCCTAGAATCAGAAATTGCCCGGGTCTTGGTACTCCTGGAAGGCGTGGAGAAAGACATCCCACCGGAAGTCCGGGCCGACTATACACGTGTGGTTAAAGTCCGCGGAGAAGAAGCATTAGCCTCGATCGTTAATAATTACTGCACGCAATGTAATGTCCAGCTACGGATCCAAACGGTCAGCGATTTGAAGATGGGTAAGCCCGTATTTTGCTCGTCGTGTGGGGCTTTTCTCTATTTCCCCCAGTAA